The Rhodococcus sp. X156 genome window below encodes:
- a CDS encoding glycosyltransferase family 4 protein, with protein sequence MTLSTRQLRGGLVRVCIVYDCLFPWTKGGAERWYRVLADELVRTGHEVTYLTRQQWPDDAPPQVPGVRVIAVSRGGELYDDGGSRLIGPALVFTRGVVCHLVKHRGDYDIVHVCQVPVMTVPAVRLALLGSGVGMGVDWLEVWSWEYWRQYLGPLKGTVAATVQKVAAVMSPLAFPISELTARKLRALGLRGQVHVMPGLVYETVDTPPTLEPPEHPHVVYVGRHIPDKRVAAIPAAVAAARGALPGLTATILGDGPSRDDVLAEVRRLGLDDAVAVPGFVSQDEMDSALRRSTCLLFPSSREGYGLVVVEAAARGTPTVVVAGADNSAAELVVNGVNGVVVESALPEVLAGAVVRVHESEAALRATTAQWFADGADRRSVRSTARMILGHYEIQTRQRGGARHGATGT encoded by the coding sequence ATGACACTATCGACCCGCCAACTTCGAGGGGGATTAGTGCGCGTTTGTATCGTCTATGACTGCCTGTTTCCATGGACGAAGGGCGGCGCGGAGCGCTGGTACCGCGTGCTTGCCGACGAGCTGGTGCGCACCGGTCACGAGGTCACCTACCTGACCCGGCAGCAGTGGCCCGACGACGCCCCGCCGCAGGTGCCCGGTGTCCGCGTGATCGCGGTCTCCCGTGGAGGTGAGCTCTACGACGACGGAGGATCACGTCTGATCGGACCGGCGCTGGTGTTCACCCGCGGTGTGGTCTGCCACCTGGTGAAGCACCGCGGTGACTACGACATCGTCCACGTCTGCCAGGTACCGGTGATGACCGTCCCGGCGGTGCGCCTGGCCCTGCTGGGCAGCGGCGTGGGCATGGGCGTCGACTGGCTGGAGGTGTGGTCGTGGGAGTACTGGCGTCAGTACCTCGGACCGCTGAAGGGCACCGTGGCGGCGACGGTCCAAAAGGTGGCTGCAGTGATGTCACCGCTGGCCTTTCCCATCTCGGAGCTGACGGCGCGCAAGCTGCGCGCGCTCGGCTTGCGAGGGCAGGTCCACGTCATGCCGGGTCTGGTGTACGAGACCGTGGACACACCCCCCACGCTCGAGCCCCCTGAGCACCCCCACGTGGTGTACGTGGGCCGGCACATCCCGGACAAGCGGGTGGCGGCGATCCCGGCTGCTGTCGCGGCGGCGCGCGGCGCTCTCCCCGGACTGACGGCCACCATCCTCGGGGACGGGCCGTCGCGTGACGACGTGCTGGCCGAGGTGCGGCGCCTGGGGCTGGACGACGCCGTCGCGGTGCCCGGCTTCGTCAGCCAGGACGAGATGGACTCCGCGCTGCGCCGCTCCACGTGCTTGTTGTTCCCGTCGAGCCGGGAGGGTTACGGCCTGGTGGTGGTCGAGGCCGCGGCCAGGGGTACGCCCACCGTGGTGGTGGCCGGAGCCGACAACTCGGCGGCGGAGCTGGTGGTGAACGGCGTCAACGGGGTTGTCGTGGAGTCGGCGCTGCCCGAGGTCCTGGCGGGGGCGGTGGTCCGGGTGCACGAGAGCGAGGCCGCGCTGCGTGCCACGACCGCGCAGTGGTTTGCCGACGGGGCCGACCGGCGATCGGTGCGCAGTACCGCGCGAATGATTTTGGGACACTACGAAATTCAGACGCGCCAACGAGGGGGGGCTCGGCATGGGGCTACCGGAACGTAA
- a CDS encoding polysaccharide biosynthesis C-terminal domain-containing protein — translation MTDDLTSGEPHILDSRDSGALVVGGGTTRVIAYCGGALLSVASTAVVARQLGAAGFDGFATVLSLSLVALLVTDFGMAILGVREYVALAGAERDHSMRVLLALRLLLMTLGAAAMVAFALLAGFSMPLVWGALLAGVGLVIQTIPATYVVPLHATLRLSMVSAVDFVRQAVQAALLVVLALVGAGVIPLLAASIPAALVSAALAVSAARGLAPMKPSFDFPAMRRMLRTALSFAVATTVGTTYAYVAQIVTHLSTSEDDSGLFALAFRVFSVVIAIAMIATGSAYPVLTRAAGRDPRRFGYAGSRMYEGVLLLGIVVALGIGAGAPAIVQILGGPPFADAVVMLQILAIAVAGSFLVAVGSFLLLSLRKHRALLVINTAALVLSVALTWTLARSWGGNGAAISLCITEYVLAAAFWVVVRRSDHPVRPAGRRLLSAGLALLPALGMAVLLNRLGGGLFTSAVSGVLCPAVFVVVVLLTGGVPPSS, via the coding sequence ATGACCGACGACCTGACCAGCGGCGAGCCCCACATCCTCGACTCCCGCGACTCCGGCGCTCTGGTCGTTGGCGGTGGGACGACTCGCGTCATCGCCTACTGCGGGGGGGCGTTACTGTCGGTCGCCTCGACGGCGGTCGTGGCCAGGCAGCTGGGTGCCGCGGGCTTCGACGGCTTCGCCACCGTGCTGTCCCTGTCGCTGGTCGCCTTGCTCGTGACCGACTTCGGGATGGCGATCCTCGGCGTCCGAGAGTATGTCGCACTCGCTGGCGCCGAGCGGGACCACTCGATGAGGGTCCTGCTTGCGCTGCGCCTGCTGCTGATGACGCTGGGCGCCGCGGCGATGGTCGCGTTCGCGCTATTGGCGGGATTTTCCATGCCGCTGGTGTGGGGTGCACTGCTCGCAGGGGTCGGTCTCGTCATCCAGACCATCCCGGCAACCTACGTCGTGCCCCTGCACGCCACGTTGCGGCTGAGCATGGTGAGCGCCGTCGACTTCGTGCGCCAGGCGGTGCAGGCAGCGTTGCTGGTGGTGCTGGCACTGGTTGGTGCAGGCGTCATCCCGTTGCTTGCTGCATCAATCCCCGCCGCGCTGGTGTCGGCCGCGCTCGCGGTGTCGGCCGCACGCGGGCTAGCCCCCATGAAGCCGTCGTTCGACTTCCCCGCAATGCGCCGGATGCTGCGCACCGCGCTCAGCTTCGCCGTCGCAACGACCGTGGGGACCACCTACGCCTACGTGGCACAGATCGTCACGCACCTGTCCACCAGCGAGGACGACAGCGGACTCTTCGCCCTTGCCTTCCGGGTGTTCTCCGTCGTCATTGCCATAGCCATGATCGCGACTGGAAGCGCCTACCCGGTCTTGACGAGGGCAGCTGGTCGCGACCCGCGTCGGTTCGGGTATGCGGGCTCCCGGATGTACGAGGGCGTGTTGTTGCTCGGCATCGTCGTCGCGCTAGGCATTGGCGCCGGAGCGCCCGCAATTGTGCAGATCTTGGGGGGCCCCCCCTTTGCCGACGCTGTCGTCATGCTCCAGATCCTCGCCATCGCAGTCGCAGGTTCTTTTCTGGTAGCCGTCGGTTCCTTCCTGCTCCTGTCCCTGCGCAAGCACCGCGCACTGCTCGTGATCAACACTGCGGCGCTCGTGCTCAGCGTCGCGCTCACGTGGACGCTTGCGAGGTCCTGGGGTGGCAACGGGGCGGCCATCTCGCTGTGCATCACCGAGTACGTCCTTGCGGCGGCATTCTGGGTCGTCGTCCGTCGTAGCGACCACCCGGTGCGCCCTGCTGGCCGCCGTCTCCTGTCCGCCGGACTGGCGCTGCTGCCCGCGCTGGGCATGGCAGTCCTGCTGAACCGCCTCGGCGGCGGATTGTTCACGAGCGCGGTCAGTGGGGTGCTTTGCCCAGCGGTGTTTGTCGTCGTGGTTCTGCTGACGGGAGGGGTCCCCCCGAGCTCGTGA
- a CDS encoding glycosyltransferase family 2 protein: MSSDFELSNGWKMDTAGTCELSIVMPCLNEAETLAVCVRKAQAYLAQSGVSGEVLVADNGSTDGSQQIATDLGARVVTIEAKGYGNALMGGFRAARGTYVIMGDADDSYDFSALQPFVDELRAGTDLVMGNRFQGGIERGAMPPLHRYLGNPVLSGVGRVFFKAPVSDFHCGLRGFHRERILALGLTTTGMEFASEIVVKSCLRGLRMAEVPTTLSRDGRTRAPHLRSWRDGWRHLRFLLVFSPRWLFLYPGLVAFLVGIVGTLVLLVGPVQVGSVGLDLGTMMYASALTVVGWQSVLFSVLTKVFASHNGFLPMSDTYRRLIERISVERGIFLGGAIFLVGILVALGQVIRWSDTGFNALDVAQTVRVAIPAVLGIILGFLTIMFSMFAGILAIPTRGVAVSARPPSAADQAEPLTITRDTVDERTA, encoded by the coding sequence GTGAGTAGTGACTTCGAGCTGTCGAACGGGTGGAAGATGGACACTGCCGGCACGTGTGAGCTGTCGATCGTGATGCCCTGCCTGAACGAGGCGGAAACCCTCGCAGTGTGCGTGCGCAAGGCGCAGGCCTACCTGGCTCAGTCCGGGGTTTCCGGCGAGGTTCTGGTGGCCGACAACGGGAGCACCGACGGATCTCAGCAGATCGCGACGGACCTCGGCGCCCGAGTGGTCACCATCGAGGCCAAGGGCTACGGCAACGCGTTGATGGGAGGTTTCCGCGCGGCGCGGGGCACCTACGTGATCATGGGCGACGCGGACGACAGCTATGACTTCTCCGCGCTGCAGCCCTTTGTCGACGAGCTGCGCGCGGGCACCGACCTGGTGATGGGAAACCGCTTTCAGGGTGGGATCGAGCGAGGTGCGATGCCGCCCTTGCACCGGTACCTGGGCAACCCGGTGTTGTCGGGGGTGGGGCGCGTGTTCTTCAAGGCCCCGGTGAGCGACTTCCACTGCGGTCTTCGAGGATTCCACCGCGAACGCATCCTTGCCCTTGGGCTGACCACGACAGGAATGGAGTTCGCCAGCGAGATCGTGGTGAAGTCGTGCTTGCGCGGGCTTCGCATGGCGGAGGTTCCCACAACCCTTTCCAGGGACGGCCGGACTCGGGCACCGCACCTACGCAGCTGGCGTGACGGATGGCGCCACCTGCGTTTCCTGCTGGTGTTCAGCCCCCGCTGGCTGTTTCTCTACCCAGGCCTTGTTGCCTTTCTCGTCGGTATCGTCGGAACGCTGGTGCTGCTCGTCGGACCAGTGCAGGTCGGTTCGGTGGGGCTGGACCTCGGCACGATGATGTACGCCTCAGCGCTGACCGTCGTGGGGTGGCAGTCCGTTCTCTTCTCGGTGCTGACCAAGGTATTTGCCTCGCACAACGGGTTTCTGCCCATGAGTGACACCTATCGAAGGCTGATCGAGCGAATCTCGGTGGAGCGCGGAATCTTTCTGGGCGGCGCCATCTTCCTGGTCGGCATACTCGTTGCGCTGGGTCAGGTGATTCGGTGGAGCGACACCGGGTTCAACGCGCTCGACGTGGCCCAGACCGTGCGAGTGGCCATTCCGGCGGTGCTCGGGATCATTCTTGGGTTTCTCACCATCATGTTCAGCATGTTCGCGGGTATTCTCGCGATCCCCACCAGGGGAGTAGCGGTCTCCGCGCGGCCGCCGTCGGCTGCGGACCAGGCAGAGCCACTGACCATCACCCGCGACACAGTGGACGAGCGCACGGCCTGA
- a CDS encoding glycosyltransferase family 1 protein, producing MFYTGKKGGTESYTRSLYTEIGRRHPEIELVGLLNTELRQTPPDWFPGETVPLPVSGENRLAWAAAENTLVPAAALRAEADVLHCPANFGPAVSRVPVALTVHDLLAFRYPELVPNGGARAVQWLTRTSVRGARVLLTDSTASATDIRSCITVGRRPIKVIPLAAPSMAAGAAAPASPGHERPFLFSTGNRLPHKNFPVLLEALARIPAHERPRLVIPGSHGDDPLRALVDRLDLHDDVELLGWVTPEELDRLYRTAALYVLPSRFEGFGLPVLEAMSRGCPVVCSDIPVLREVGGEAAAYLDTRDATAVADTLRTLLKDPAELSRLSTAGQVQASKFSWSRVADETVAALRLTSRH from the coding sequence GTGTTCTACACCGGCAAGAAGGGAGGGACTGAGTCCTACACCCGCTCGCTGTACACCGAGATCGGCCGTCGGCACCCGGAGATCGAGCTGGTCGGGCTGCTCAACACCGAGCTTCGGCAGACCCCGCCGGACTGGTTCCCTGGCGAGACAGTGCCACTGCCGGTGTCGGGCGAGAACCGCCTCGCCTGGGCCGCGGCCGAGAACACCCTGGTTCCCGCCGCAGCCCTGCGCGCCGAGGCCGACGTGCTGCACTGCCCAGCCAACTTTGGCCCGGCCGTCTCGCGGGTGCCCGTCGCACTCACGGTGCACGACCTGCTCGCGTTTCGTTATCCCGAGCTCGTCCCCAACGGTGGTGCACGAGCAGTCCAGTGGCTGACCCGAACCTCCGTCCGCGGTGCGCGAGTGCTTCTCACCGACAGCACAGCGTCAGCCACGGACATTCGGAGCTGCATCACGGTCGGTCGGCGGCCGATCAAGGTGATCCCCCTCGCCGCCCCGAGCATGGCAGCCGGTGCCGCCGCGCCAGCGTCCCCTGGCCACGAACGCCCGTTCCTCTTCTCAACGGGAAACCGCCTGCCGCACAAGAACTTCCCTGTGCTCCTGGAGGCTTTGGCGCGAATTCCTGCCCACGAGCGCCCGAGGCTGGTGATTCCCGGTTCGCACGGGGACGACCCGCTCAGGGCCCTGGTCGACCGCCTCGACCTGCACGATGACGTCGAGCTGCTCGGCTGGGTTACCCCCGAGGAGCTGGACCGGCTGTACCGCACAGCTGCCCTGTACGTGCTGCCGTCGCGTTTCGAGGGCTTTGGGCTGCCCGTGCTCGAGGCGATGTCCCGGGGATGCCCGGTGGTCTGCTCCGACATACCCGTCCTGCGCGAGGTAGGCGGCGAAGCAGCTGCCTACCTCGACACGCGGGACGCCACCGCAGTCGCCGACACGTTGCGCACGCTGCTGAAGGATCCTGCCGAGCTTTCCCGGCTGTCCACCGCGGGCCAGGTGCAGGCCAGCAAGTTCTCCTGGTCACGGGTGGCCGACGAGACCGTCGCCGCGCTCCGGCTCACTTCCCGTCACTGA
- a CDS encoding class I SAM-dependent methyltransferase, with the protein MGYHEWHDRPGYYKDISRHFDPKARLLDVGCGTAWLAEEFSDYVGVDTAEDVVTSAAAKGIDVRLASKDGSLPFADSSFDGVILKDVLEHLPDPVAMVREVRRVLRPGGRVFASSPDAQRWVWNDYTHLRPYTRIAMRRLWADQGMTVEKVSYECVAPGTGIVSGLTRRKQRPVPFVLAAHLPIVRRNVWILATRPGDHAAPSS; encoded by the coding sequence ATGGGATATCACGAGTGGCACGACCGCCCGGGTTACTACAAAGACATCAGTCGTCATTTCGACCCCAAGGCGCGGTTGCTCGATGTCGGCTGTGGCACAGCGTGGTTGGCCGAGGAGTTCTCCGACTACGTCGGGGTGGACACCGCCGAGGACGTGGTGACGTCCGCCGCCGCCAAGGGGATTGACGTGCGCCTCGCCAGCAAGGACGGAAGCCTGCCCTTTGCCGACTCCAGCTTCGACGGAGTCATTCTGAAAGACGTGCTCGAGCACCTTCCTGATCCCGTCGCCATGGTGCGTGAGGTGCGCCGTGTCCTGCGCCCAGGCGGTCGGGTGTTTGCTTCCTCACCGGACGCGCAGCGCTGGGTCTGGAACGACTACACCCACCTGCGGCCCTACACCCGAATTGCAATGCGCAGGCTCTGGGCAGACCAGGGAATGACGGTGGAGAAGGTGTCATACGAGTGTGTTGCGCCCGGAACCGGAATTGTCTCCGGACTCACCCGGCGAAAGCAGCGCCCCGTGCCGTTCGTCCTCGCCGCGCACCTGCCCATCGTGCGGCGCAACGTCTGGATTCTCGCCACGCGGCCCGGCGATCACGCAGCCCCGTCCAGCTAG
- a CDS encoding GDP-mannose 4,6-dehydratase — MKRALITGITGQDGMYLSELLLAKGYEVYGLIRGQNNPKFEMIEREIPGVRLLTGDLTDLSSLLRALTASQPHEVYNLGAISFVAYSWENAHTTTDVTGKGVLNMLEAVRLHRNADGSDIRFYQASSSEMFGKVQEVPQRETTLLWPRSPYGVAKVFGHYMTINYRESYGMHASSGVLFNHESPRRGPEFVTRKISMAVARISLGLQDDLQLGNLDAKRDWGFAGDYVEAMWLMLQQDQADDYVISTGEMHSIREFLDIAFKRVGIDDWAPLVSQNPAFFRPAEVESLVGDSTKAHETLGWKPKVGFTELVEMMVDHDLAREQRRASRG, encoded by the coding sequence ATGAAGCGAGCACTGATCACGGGCATCACCGGCCAGGATGGGATGTATCTCTCGGAGCTCCTTCTCGCCAAGGGGTACGAGGTCTACGGGTTGATTCGGGGGCAGAACAACCCCAAATTCGAGATGATCGAGCGGGAGATCCCGGGTGTCCGGCTGCTGACCGGCGACCTCACCGACCTGTCCAGCCTGCTCCGGGCACTCACTGCGTCGCAGCCCCACGAGGTCTACAACCTGGGCGCCATCTCGTTCGTGGCCTACTCCTGGGAGAACGCGCACACCACCACCGACGTCACCGGCAAGGGGGTGCTGAACATGCTCGAGGCGGTTCGTCTGCACCGCAACGCCGACGGCTCCGACATTCGCTTCTACCAGGCGTCGAGCTCGGAGATGTTCGGCAAGGTGCAAGAGGTGCCGCAGCGGGAGACGACGCTGCTCTGGCCGCGGTCGCCCTACGGTGTCGCCAAGGTCTTCGGCCACTACATGACGATCAACTACCGCGAGAGCTACGGCATGCACGCCTCCTCGGGGGTGCTGTTCAACCACGAGTCGCCCCGCCGCGGCCCCGAGTTCGTGACGCGCAAGATCAGCATGGCAGTGGCCCGGATCTCGTTGGGCCTGCAGGATGACCTGCAGCTCGGGAACCTGGACGCCAAGCGCGACTGGGGGTTCGCCGGCGACTACGTCGAGGCCATGTGGCTCATGCTCCAGCAGGACCAGGCGGACGACTACGTCATCTCCACGGGCGAGATGCACTCCATCCGAGAGTTCCTGGACATCGCCTTCAAGCGTGTCGGCATCGACGACTGGGCCCCGCTCGTCTCGCAGAATCCCGCGTTCTTCCGTCCCGCCGAGGTCGAGTCCCTCGTCGGCGACTCCACCAAGGCTCACGAAACACTGGGGTGGAAGCCCAAGGTGGGGTTCACCGAGCTGGTGGAGATGATGGTCGACCACGACCTGGCCCGAGAGCAGCGGCGAGCGAGCCGCGGGTGA
- a CDS encoding glycosyltransferase family 2 protein, translating into MSPDIDVVVVTWQGRVLLASCLDHLRRQTVPHQVIVADNASTDGTVTFVREAYPEVQIVELSENQGFGAGNNRGVAVGTAPFVVLVNNDVDVEPDFLESIVRPLRADERVGAVAALTTRPGTGVVDQFGIQVDQGLCAYSRGSGQDPSHLAVGPLAAPCGAAVAYRRDAFEQIGGFDEQIFAYGEDLDLGLRLLEAGWRFAEAPDARGVHIGGATAGVGSPWQRDLSSFGRGFVLGRFRTVDLSGRVHGLVIDLAVVLSSMVRHRTLRPLTQRWRGYSIARRGVRRRVPAEAVDRSVDLGQALGRLVGRA; encoded by the coding sequence ATGAGCCCGGACATAGACGTCGTGGTTGTGACCTGGCAGGGGCGCGTGCTCCTCGCCTCATGCCTCGATCATTTACGCCGGCAAACGGTCCCACACCAGGTTATTGTCGCAGACAACGCCTCTACCGACGGCACCGTTACCTTTGTTCGCGAGGCGTATCCTGAAGTACAGATCGTTGAGCTGAGCGAGAACCAGGGTTTCGGCGCCGGAAACAACCGAGGTGTTGCAGTTGGCACGGCACCGTTCGTCGTTCTGGTTAACAACGACGTTGACGTGGAACCCGACTTCCTCGAGAGCATCGTGCGTCCGCTTCGAGCCGACGAACGCGTAGGTGCCGTGGCGGCACTCACCACGCGTCCGGGGACTGGCGTCGTCGACCAGTTCGGCATTCAGGTCGACCAGGGGCTTTGCGCTTATTCGCGCGGCTCCGGCCAGGATCCGAGCCACCTTGCGGTCGGTCCGCTGGCGGCACCTTGCGGTGCCGCTGTCGCCTACCGCCGCGACGCCTTCGAGCAGATCGGTGGCTTCGACGAGCAGATCTTCGCCTACGGAGAGGATCTCGACCTAGGGCTTCGGCTGCTCGAAGCCGGCTGGCGTTTCGCCGAGGCGCCGGACGCCCGCGGAGTCCACATCGGCGGCGCGACGGCCGGCGTGGGTAGCCCGTGGCAGCGCGATCTCAGCTCGTTTGGTCGCGGCTTTGTCCTTGGGCGCTTCCGAACAGTCGACTTGTCCGGTCGTGTCCACGGACTGGTCATCGATCTAGCGGTCGTGCTGAGCAGCATGGTGCGCCACCGCACGCTAAGGCCACTCACACAGCGGTGGCGCGGCTACAGCATTGCGAGGCGCGGTGTACGGCGCCGCGTTCCCGCCGAAGCCGTAGACCGTTCGGTCGACCTCGGCCAGGCGTTGGGCCGCCTGGTCGGGAGAGCCTGA
- a CDS encoding DUF6541 family protein — MPAGSSRGTSRSGRQSGCEGDTATARDCCRHRPGAGTGAARRHGGYRATNGSALAGRYAQPDFTRVDGDDRAAIAWMVERVQPGERVMNSANDGSTYLYVYDGIPVVNVSPLGSGRPDTDTLLARFNRLDTDQDVRRIVRDLDIRWVYVDAEAPGIGVVQGGYPWYTGPSPFTLAPGLTGLDAVTGLDRRFTSGSVSVYEVDPSLLAPAAGGVDGP, encoded by the coding sequence CTGCCTGCTGGTTCGAGCCGCGGAACGAGTCGTTCGGGACGGCAGTCGGGCTGCGAGGGTGATACGGCCACGGCCCGGGACTGCTGTCGTCACCGCCCTGGTGCTGGGACTGGTGCTGCTCGCCGCCACGGGGGGTACCGCGCCACCAACGGATCGGCACTCGCGGGTCGCTACGCACAGCCAGACTTCACCAGGGTGGACGGAGACGATCGTGCGGCGATCGCCTGGATGGTGGAGCGCGTGCAGCCCGGAGAGCGGGTGATGAACAGCGCCAACGACGGGTCGACCTACCTCTACGTCTACGACGGCATTCCCGTGGTCAACGTCTCGCCGCTTGGCAGCGGCCGCCCCGACACCGACACCCTGCTCGCCCGTTTCAACCGCCTGGACACCGACCAGGACGTGCGCCGGATCGTTCGGGACCTCGACATCCGCTGGGTCTACGTCGACGCAGAGGCTCCAGGGATCGGTGTGGTGCAAGGCGGATACCCCTGGTACACGGGCCCGAGCCCGTTCACCCTCGCCCCAGGCTTGACCGGGCTCGACGCGGTGACTGGGCTCGATCGCCGGTTCACCAGCGGGTCGGTCTCGGTGTACGAGGTGGACCCGTCCCTCCTGGCGCCAGCTGCTGGTGGCGTGGACGGTCCCTGA
- a CDS encoding glycosyltransferase family 1 protein: MLNALFLDPAVSGGPETYLHGLAPALHAAVPDMELAVATTRRGARALRDAGWDSWCEVAELPCDEGQRAQRLFAEQVLLPAEARRRGVDVLHSLASLGPVWTPQVRHVATLHDLTFIHEKSFGRATTAAFRLIVRGVAVDVDAAVTGTAVARDDIAKVLGLRQEGFVVAHHGRQPVAPGARDGETMRDRLGLVGKRVVLSVGAKRPHKNQELLLKALPKLPSDVHVVLVGHPEAYDANLRDLAQAVGIAERVTFLDYVSDTDLESLWALASCAAFPTRAEGFGLPLIEAMERGVAVACSDIPVLREVGGEVPRYFPVDDPAACAAAILDSMDGANRLLDGRDRAAQFTWSAAAEATLSAYARAMQRPATLGRGRALVEADGHAPTPDESSDWADAIGGSDRSLLGRMATAGKRASLPVAARAARVVRRAAGVRTFTVGGRELEYSVHGYNETWRNERAVELPIAFDWLDRRPQGPVLEIGHVIGHYRPDLRHTVVDLYEPAEGVLNVDAVDFAPAERFRSIVAVSTLEHVGFDEDDQDPDKTRRLVEHLATLLTDDGELLVTFPLGYNRYLDDHLLAGALGFDQLSILRRVTTLGEWVEGDLADVRRARYGFPFHHGNTIAVGRRSARSTARSGERTAT; encoded by the coding sequence ATGCTGAACGCCCTTTTTCTAGACCCCGCAGTGTCCGGAGGGCCGGAGACCTACCTGCACGGCCTGGCTCCCGCGTTGCACGCTGCCGTGCCCGACATGGAGCTGGCAGTCGCCACGACGCGCCGGGGTGCCCGCGCCCTGCGCGACGCCGGCTGGGACTCGTGGTGTGAGGTTGCCGAGCTTCCGTGCGACGAGGGGCAGCGCGCCCAGCGCCTCTTCGCTGAACAGGTCCTGTTGCCCGCAGAAGCCCGACGGCGGGGTGTCGACGTGCTGCACAGCCTGGCATCACTCGGTCCTGTCTGGACACCTCAGGTCAGGCACGTCGCCACTCTGCACGACCTCACCTTCATCCACGAGAAGTCCTTCGGTCGGGCCACCACCGCGGCCTTCCGACTCATCGTGCGCGGGGTAGCGGTCGACGTAGATGCTGCCGTCACCGGGACCGCGGTCGCGCGGGACGACATCGCGAAGGTGCTCGGCCTGCGCCAGGAAGGCTTCGTGGTCGCGCACCACGGACGACAGCCGGTCGCCCCAGGAGCGCGCGATGGCGAGACCATGCGAGACCGTTTGGGCCTGGTCGGCAAGCGTGTCGTCTTGTCGGTGGGCGCGAAGCGACCCCACAAGAACCAGGAGCTGTTGCTGAAGGCCCTGCCCAAGCTGCCGTCCGACGTGCACGTGGTGCTGGTCGGTCACCCCGAGGCTTATGACGCCAATCTGCGGGACCTTGCCCAGGCTGTGGGGATTGCCGAGCGGGTGACCTTCCTGGACTACGTCTCCGATACCGATCTCGAGAGCCTCTGGGCCCTGGCGAGCTGTGCCGCGTTCCCCACGAGGGCGGAGGGCTTCGGTCTGCCCCTCATCGAGGCGATGGAGCGCGGCGTCGCTGTGGCGTGCTCCGACATTCCTGTTCTTCGTGAGGTTGGCGGAGAAGTCCCCCGATACTTCCCGGTCGACGACCCAGCTGCGTGTGCGGCGGCGATCCTGGACTCGATGGACGGGGCGAACCGACTGTTGGACGGGCGCGACCGCGCAGCGCAGTTCACCTGGTCCGCGGCGGCCGAAGCAACACTGAGCGCTTACGCTCGAGCCATGCAACGACCCGCGACGCTCGGTCGTGGCCGTGCTCTCGTCGAAGCCGACGGGCACGCGCCGACACCTGACGAATCGTCAGACTGGGCTGATGCAATCGGCGGTTCTGACCGTTCCCTCCTGGGTCGGATGGCTACAGCCGGCAAGCGGGCGTCGCTGCCTGTCGCCGCACGTGCAGCACGCGTCGTGCGGCGCGCAGCCGGAGTGCGGACCTTCACTGTCGGTGGACGGGAGCTGGAGTACTCGGTCCACGGCTACAACGAGACATGGCGAAACGAACGAGCGGTCGAGCTCCCCATCGCCTTCGACTGGCTCGATCGACGGCCGCAGGGACCAGTCCTGGAGATCGGCCACGTTATTGGCCACTACCGTCCCGACCTGCGACACACCGTCGTCGATCTGTATGAGCCCGCCGAAGGCGTGCTCAACGTCGACGCTGTCGACTTCGCCCCCGCGGAGCGGTTTCGCTCGATCGTCGCGGTATCCACCCTGGAGCACGTCGGCTTCGACGAGGACGACCAGGACCCCGACAAGACGCGACGCCTCGTCGAACACCTCGCCACGTTGCTCACGGACGACGGCGAGCTGTTGGTGACGTTCCCGCTTGGCTACAACCGATACCTCGATGACCACCTACTGGCCGGGGCACTCGGATTTGACCAGCTGTCGATCCTCCGTCGGGTGACGACGTTGGGCGAGTGGGTGGAGGGAGACCTCGCCGACGTGCGCCGCGCTCGCTATGGGTTCCCCTTCCACCACGGGAACACCATCGCAGTCGGTCGACGCTCCGCCCGCTCCACTGCGCGCTCGGGCGAGCGAACTGCTACCTAG